In the genome of Chryseobacterium arthrosphaerae, one region contains:
- a CDS encoding M20/M25/M40 family metallo-hydrolase, protein MNKNYILSLLGLFLFSIGNAQSYKKPLVSAIKEADLRKDMYELAADQFWGREAGTLDELKVSMWLADKAKEAGMKPAGDNGTFFQFFDMYRHQIIPQSSLKIGDQNLKLWKDFLVAEPVNASIDAEIVYAGNAEPEDLPTLNIKGKVLAVNASDKNIEKEMTLFVRRYPGFVRTKYYNKAAELGAKAIIFITDDTSEKSWVEVLPQMTRGSYGVEGLREKITNNIPVLWIKRENAGWVKNNPKASLNLITETYKYPSVNIIGKIDGTDPVLKNEYVLLSGHQDHDGIRHPVKNDTIYNGADDNASTCVAMLAMARAYKKQPGKRSILFVFHGAEERGLLGSRWHAAHPVVPKEKIVAVLNGDMIGRNDNNEAALLGGNAPHKNSEELVKMAEEANNESTRFKYLKDWDSPNHAEYFYFRSDHLPYAKIGIPAVFFTSVLHDQYHTPQDESENINYKKLYKMTEWMYRTSWKVANETERPKIIPNFTLER, encoded by the coding sequence ATGAATAAAAATTATATTCTTTCACTATTGGGCCTGTTCCTGTTCAGTATAGGCAATGCTCAAAGCTATAAAAAGCCTTTGGTTTCTGCTATTAAAGAAGCTGATCTCCGTAAGGATATGTATGAACTTGCAGCAGACCAGTTCTGGGGCCGTGAAGCCGGAACTTTGGACGAGCTGAAAGTGTCTATGTGGCTTGCTGACAAAGCGAAGGAGGCCGGAATGAAACCTGCGGGAGACAACGGAACTTTCTTCCAGTTCTTTGATATGTACAGACATCAGATTATTCCGCAAAGCAGTCTGAAAATAGGAGATCAGAATCTTAAATTGTGGAAAGACTTCCTTGTTGCCGAACCTGTAAATGCATCCATTGATGCTGAAATTGTATACGCAGGAAATGCTGAACCTGAAGATCTCCCTACACTGAATATCAAGGGAAAAGTACTTGCTGTAAATGCTTCTGATAAAAATATAGAGAAAGAAATGACTCTTTTTGTAAGAAGATACCCTGGATTTGTAAGAACAAAATACTATAATAAAGCTGCTGAACTGGGAGCAAAAGCCATCATTTTCATTACCGATGATACCTCTGAAAAAAGCTGGGTAGAAGTACTTCCCCAGATGACCAGGGGAAGCTATGGTGTGGAAGGCCTGAGAGAAAAAATCACCAATAACATTCCTGTTTTATGGATCAAAAGAGAAAATGCAGGCTGGGTGAAAAATAATCCTAAAGCATCATTGAACCTGATTACAGAAACCTACAAATACCCTTCTGTGAACATCATCGGAAAAATAGACGGTACAGATCCGGTCCTTAAAAATGAATATGTTCTGCTCAGCGGACATCAGGACCACGACGGAATCAGACATCCTGTAAAAAATGATACCATTTATAACGGAGCCGACGACAATGCAAGTACCTGTGTTGCTATGCTGGCAATGGCAAGAGCCTATAAAAAACAGCCGGGAAAGAGAAGCATCCTTTTTGTTTTCCATGGTGCTGAAGAAAGAGGATTGCTGGGCTCCAGATGGCATGCAGCCCACCCTGTAGTTCCTAAAGAAAAAATTGTAGCGGTGCTGAATGGTGACATGATCGGAAGAAATGATAATAATGAAGCGGCCTTATTAGGAGGAAATGCCCCTCACAAAAATTCTGAAGAGCTTGTAAAAATGGCTGAAGAAGCCAATAATGAGAGTACCAGATTTAAATATCTGAAAGATTGGGATTCTCCCAACCACGCTGAATATTTTTACTTCAGAAGTGATCATCTTCCGTATGCTAAAATCGGGATTCCTGCCGTATTCTTCACCAGTGTACTGCATGACCAATACCATACCCCACAGGATGAATCCGAGAACATCAACTATAAAAAGCTGTACAAAATGACAGAATGGATGTACAGAACATCCTGGAAAGTTGCTAATGAAACGGAACGCCCGAAAATCATTCCGAATTTTACGCTTGAAAGATAA
- a CDS encoding cytochrome-c peroxidase, with protein MKKLSKYPVLLFLYAATALLVLAYCKNEKPQPVYEDLGSVKKEILTNNAEFEKQVNALTDLVSNNADEKLLQEKFATLRKTYKKMEWAVEYFLPHSARFINGPALPEIEMDEHTEIEPEGLQLLEEMLYPYDQANKDEVIRFLKKLINKSNAIKTNFQVITVSKNQVFDALRQEVFRIASLGIAGFDTPVSGTSLQEMPYALEAIQQTLQQISTGTSKDKALKSISAEISSAVEILKKNPDKNSFDYVSFIPDHLNKITSLLLDFQKQEQIPDVEVTTALNKNAATFFSKNAFNPNAFTPGNEFAFSEEKAALGHRLFNDKILSNNNNRSCATCHIPEKAFTDGLAKSMSLENAELARNAPSLNYAGYQHGQFWDMRKEDLEGQSSDVISNKEEMHGDLNVILAKINQDKEYQAAFKKVYQSQKTEIWQLQNVLASYIRSLAKFNSGFDEYMRGNKSAMTESQKRGFNLFVGKAQCAICHFIPLFNGTVPPTFKKTEQEVLGTATNGANKTFDQDPGRGKFHETVASLQHSFKTPTLRNISRTAPYMHNGGYKTLKEVMNFYNKGGGKGFGFKVENQTLSDAPLQLTDQEIDDIIDFMRALDDR; from the coding sequence ATGAAGAAACTCTCAAAATATCCGGTACTCCTGTTTTTGTATGCGGCAACGGCACTTTTGGTTTTGGCCTACTGTAAAAACGAAAAACCTCAGCCTGTATATGAAGATTTAGGTTCCGTAAAAAAAGAAATCCTTACCAACAATGCTGAGTTTGAAAAACAGGTCAATGCACTTACAGATCTTGTTTCTAATAATGCTGATGAAAAACTTCTTCAGGAAAAGTTTGCAACACTCAGAAAGACTTACAAAAAAATGGAATGGGCTGTAGAATATTTCCTCCCCCATTCTGCAAGATTCATCAACGGACCGGCCCTTCCTGAGATTGAAATGGATGAGCATACGGAAATAGAACCGGAGGGATTACAGCTTCTGGAAGAAATGCTCTACCCATATGATCAGGCCAATAAAGATGAGGTGATCAGGTTTCTGAAAAAGCTGATCAATAAAAGCAATGCTATTAAAACCAACTTTCAGGTAATTACGGTAAGTAAAAATCAGGTTTTTGATGCATTAAGGCAGGAAGTATTCAGAATTGCCAGTTTAGGAATTGCAGGATTCGATACTCCTGTTTCCGGAACATCTTTGCAGGAAATGCCCTATGCACTTGAAGCAATACAGCAGACTTTACAGCAAATTTCTACCGGCACGTCAAAAGATAAGGCTTTGAAAAGTATCAGTGCTGAAATCAGTTCCGCTGTTGAAATACTGAAAAAGAATCCGGATAAGAATTCTTTTGATTATGTCAGTTTCATCCCTGATCATCTTAACAAGATCACTTCCCTGCTGCTGGACTTCCAGAAACAGGAACAGATCCCGGATGTTGAAGTAACGACTGCTCTGAACAAAAATGCCGCTACATTTTTTTCAAAGAATGCTTTCAATCCCAATGCATTCACTCCGGGTAATGAATTTGCATTTTCAGAAGAAAAAGCCGCACTGGGTCACAGACTTTTTAACGATAAAATACTTTCCAACAATAACAACAGGAGCTGTGCCACCTGCCATATCCCTGAAAAAGCATTTACTGACGGGCTGGCAAAATCAATGTCCCTTGAAAATGCAGAGCTTGCAAGAAATGCTCCTTCACTTAATTACGCAGGCTACCAGCATGGGCAGTTCTGGGATATGCGGAAGGAGGATCTGGAAGGCCAGAGCTCTGATGTGATCTCCAATAAGGAAGAAATGCATGGTGACCTTAATGTTATTCTTGCAAAGATCAATCAGGATAAGGAATATCAGGCGGCCTTTAAAAAGGTGTATCAATCTCAGAAAACAGAAATCTGGCAGCTTCAGAATGTACTGGCAAGCTATATCCGTTCGCTGGCAAAATTCAATTCGGGTTTTGATGAATATATGCGGGGCAATAAATCGGCAATGACAGAAAGCCAGAAACGCGGTTTTAATCTTTTTGTAGGAAAGGCTCAGTGTGCCATATGCCACTTTATCCCGTTATTTAACGGAACCGTACCCCCCACATTCAAAAAGACAGAACAGGAGGTACTGGGAACAGCTACCAACGGAGCGAACAAAACTTTTGACCAGGATCCGGGCAGAGGAAAATTCCATGAAACAGTGGCATCGCTTCAGCATTCCTTTAAAACTCCTACGCTCAGAAACATCAGCAGGACGGCTCCTTATATGCATAACGGAGGTTATAAAACATTGAAAGAAGTCATGAATTTTTATAATAAAGGCGGAGGAAAAGGCTTTGGATTCAAAGTAGAAAACCAGACGCTTTCAGATGCTCCGTTACAGCTTACGGATCAGGAAATTGATGATATTATTGATTTTATGAGAGCATTGGATGACAGATAG
- a CDS encoding PhoX family protein — protein sequence MKINRTIGALFLAALIFQSCNDDNNDGGNTPVNDNIKIDNFSKESAFVFGMPGFENLNITTLISSSDVLPGSPNFVFGGQPDGMGIMKDPNSDGYLMITNHEIKQSVSRVYLDKTFRPVKGEYILNGTGGITRLCSATLATPEIHGFSAFLTAGESGEESMVHALNPLAPVSQASDKTRVKPALGKASMENAVPLPKDVSNGKSYIIIGEDQSYSTSHQSAGQLIMYVADTQGDLDNGKLYALKRTNNNYKETDMNKGGSYDVEFVEITGAKNLTGAQINQANINNNAIRFSRVEDVDYRKGAGKGREIYFTATGESSDGVNPKPGLTMWGRVYKLVLNSNNMLTGKLEVVAEGDSNPGNNLINPDNLCVTENYVYIQEDGDSYYKAANHDSYIWQLNIATKQYKPWLNMKHNRGNSAWQTAYNQSGDLQKFGSWEFGAMVDISDIIGVPNTFTVNIHSHTWQSDKFMNPDGSGVNTNKEGGQVVIIRNVEK from the coding sequence ATGAAAATCAACAGAACTATCGGTGCTTTATTCCTTGCAGCCCTTATCTTTCAGAGCTGTAATGATGATAATAACGATGGAGGAAATACTCCGGTCAATGACAATATTAAGATTGACAACTTTTCTAAGGAATCAGCTTTCGTTTTTGGAATGCCAGGTTTTGAAAATCTGAACATCACCACACTTATTTCAAGTTCAGATGTACTTCCGGGATCTCCCAACTTTGTTTTCGGGGGCCAGCCGGATGGGATGGGAATCATGAAGGACCCTAATTCTGACGGATACCTGATGATCACCAATCATGAGATCAAGCAGTCTGTATCCAGAGTCTATTTGGATAAAACATTCAGACCTGTAAAAGGAGAATACATTCTTAATGGTACCGGAGGAATCACCAGATTATGTTCTGCAACACTGGCAACTCCTGAAATTCACGGTTTCAGTGCATTCCTTACTGCAGGAGAATCCGGGGAAGAGAGTATGGTGCATGCTTTAAACCCTTTAGCACCTGTTTCCCAGGCTTCGGATAAGACCAGGGTAAAGCCGGCTTTAGGAAAAGCGTCTATGGAAAATGCCGTTCCGCTTCCTAAAGACGTATCCAACGGGAAATCTTATATCATCATTGGTGAAGATCAGTCCTATTCTACTTCACACCAATCTGCAGGACAGCTGATCATGTACGTAGCCGATACCCAGGGAGATCTTGATAACGGAAAACTATATGCCTTAAAAAGAACCAACAATAACTACAAAGAAACTGACATGAACAAAGGAGGCAGCTACGATGTGGAATTTGTTGAAATTACAGGAGCAAAAAACCTTACAGGAGCCCAGATCAACCAGGCCAATATCAATAATAATGCAATCCGTTTTTCAAGAGTGGAAGATGTAGATTACAGAAAAGGGGCAGGAAAAGGAAGAGAGATCTATTTTACAGCAACCGGTGAATCTTCAGACGGTGTTAATCCAAAACCGGGATTAACCATGTGGGGAAGGGTTTACAAGCTTGTTTTAAATTCCAACAATATGCTGACCGGGAAACTGGAAGTAGTAGCTGAAGGAGATTCTAATCCTGGAAACAACCTGATCAATCCTGATAACCTTTGCGTGACTGAAAACTATGTTTACATTCAGGAAGACGGTGATTCTTATTACAAAGCAGCCAATCACGACTCTTACATATGGCAGCTGAATATTGCAACAAAACAATATAAACCGTGGCTGAATATGAAGCACAACAGAGGTAATTCAGCATGGCAGACGGCTTACAACCAGTCCGGAGATCTTCAGAAATTTGGTTCGTGGGAATTCGGGGCAATGGTTGACATTTCAGATATCATTGGAGTTCCTAATACATTTACCGTGAATATCCATTCTCATACATGGCAATCGGATAAATTTATGAATCCTGACGGTTCCGGAGTGAATACCAATAAAGAGGGCGGACAGGTTGTCATCATCAGAAACGTAGAAAAATAG
- the alaS gene encoding alanine--tRNA ligase produces the protein MTSQEIRQKFLDYFKSKEHLIVPSAPIVLKDDPTLMFSNSGMTQFKDFFLGYKTPTAPRIADTQKCLRVSGKHNDLDDVGRDTYHHTMFEMLGNWSFGDYFKKEAIAFAWELLTEVYGIPKENLYVTIFEGDASENLDRDQDAYDFWKSHISEDRIINGNKKDNFWEMGESGPCGPCSEIHIDLRTPEEKAAVPGITLVNQDHPQVVEVWNLVFMEFNRKADKSLEKLPAQHVDTGMGFERLCMALQGKSSNYDTDVFTPLIAKVEELSGKKYTGILEDEKDIAIRVVVDHIRAVSFAIADGQLPASGGAGYVIRRILRRAISYSYRFLGIKEPFLYKLVAVLQKEMGAVFPEIEKQGKLVTEVIKSEEDSFLNTIETGLIRVEKLIQQTIADNQKVLPTLEVFELYDTYGFPDDLTRIIAEEKGLTIDEEGFKAEREKQRKRSQQDSAQKVYDWVVLEERDENFVGYDQTESETYITRYRKVENKDGEFYQVVLSSSPFYPEGGGQVGDKGVLENAVESFEVLETKKENGLIISLISGLPKDAGAVFYAKVNVSDRKNSQANHSGTHLLHEALRDVLGTHVEQKGSYVGPDYLRFDFSHFNKMTEEELALIEEKVNQKIKDSIALQEFRSIPIQEALDKGAMALFGEKYGDNVRMIQFGTSKELCGGTHVKNTSEIGHFKITSEGSAAAGIRRIEAISGDKSEEYFKNLEKQITELSQLLKSKDVVRSIEKLIEENASLKSEVDALKKEKAKGEIGEWKNAYEQKGNKQLLVKKTSLDAGSVKDIVFQLKKEIPTSVTVILSDADGKPMITVGVSDDLAADYQAGAIVKDLAKEIQGGGGGNPGFATAGGKNLDGLENAYQKALNI, from the coding sequence ATCCTACCCTTATGTTTTCCAACTCAGGAATGACGCAGTTTAAGGATTTTTTCCTTGGCTACAAAACCCCTACCGCCCCTAGAATTGCCGATACACAGAAGTGTCTGAGAGTTTCGGGGAAGCATAATGACCTGGATGATGTAGGGAGAGATACCTATCACCACACCATGTTCGAAATGTTAGGAAACTGGTCTTTTGGGGATTACTTCAAGAAAGAGGCTATTGCTTTTGCCTGGGAATTACTGACTGAAGTATACGGAATTCCAAAAGAAAATTTATACGTAACGATTTTTGAAGGAGATGCTTCGGAAAATCTGGACAGAGACCAGGATGCTTATGATTTCTGGAAGTCTCACATTTCAGAAGACAGGATCATCAACGGAAATAAGAAAGATAACTTCTGGGAAATGGGGGAAAGCGGACCTTGCGGACCTTGCTCAGAGATCCATATCGACCTGAGAACTCCTGAAGAAAAAGCAGCTGTTCCGGGGATTACATTAGTGAACCAGGACCATCCGCAGGTAGTGGAAGTCTGGAACCTGGTATTCATGGAATTCAACAGAAAGGCAGATAAATCTCTGGAAAAACTTCCGGCTCAGCATGTAGATACGGGAATGGGCTTTGAGCGTCTTTGCATGGCGCTTCAGGGAAAATCTTCCAACTATGATACAGACGTTTTCACTCCGCTTATTGCTAAAGTTGAAGAGCTTTCAGGTAAGAAATATACAGGAATTTTAGAAGACGAAAAAGATATTGCGATCCGTGTAGTGGTAGACCATATCAGAGCGGTTTCTTTTGCAATTGCAGACGGTCAGCTTCCTGCAAGCGGAGGAGCTGGATATGTAATCAGAAGAATTCTGAGAAGAGCTATCTCTTATTCTTACAGATTCTTAGGAATAAAAGAACCTTTCCTTTATAAACTTGTAGCTGTACTGCAAAAGGAAATGGGAGCGGTATTCCCGGAAATCGAAAAACAAGGTAAACTGGTTACTGAAGTAATCAAAAGTGAAGAAGATTCATTCCTGAATACGATTGAAACAGGACTGATCCGTGTTGAGAAATTAATTCAGCAAACTATTGCTGACAATCAGAAAGTTTTACCTACTCTTGAGGTTTTCGAATTGTATGATACTTATGGTTTCCCTGATGATTTAACAAGAATCATTGCGGAAGAAAAAGGGTTAACAATTGATGAGGAAGGCTTCAAAGCTGAAAGAGAAAAGCAGAGAAAACGCTCTCAGCAGGATTCTGCTCAGAAAGTGTATGACTGGGTTGTATTAGAAGAAAGAGATGAAAATTTTGTAGGGTACGATCAGACTGAATCTGAAACCTATATCACAAGATACAGAAAGGTAGAAAATAAAGACGGGGAATTTTATCAGGTAGTACTGAGCAGCTCTCCTTTCTACCCTGAAGGAGGTGGACAGGTTGGAGACAAAGGTGTTCTTGAGAATGCCGTTGAAAGCTTTGAAGTACTGGAAACTAAAAAAGAGAACGGATTGATCATTTCGCTGATCAGCGGTCTTCCGAAAGATGCAGGAGCCGTTTTTTATGCTAAGGTAAATGTTTCCGACAGAAAGAATTCTCAGGCAAACCACTCCGGAACTCACCTTCTGCATGAAGCTTTAAGAGATGTTTTAGGAACTCACGTAGAACAGAAAGGTTCTTATGTAGGTCCTGATTATCTTCGTTTCGACTTCTCTCATTTCAATAAAATGACTGAAGAAGAACTGGCTTTAATTGAAGAAAAAGTAAACCAGAAAATCAAAGACAGCATTGCATTGCAGGAGTTCAGAAGTATTCCTATCCAGGAGGCTTTGGATAAGGGAGCAATGGCTTTATTTGGTGAAAAATATGGTGATAACGTGAGAATGATTCAGTTTGGAACGTCGAAAGAACTTTGTGGAGGAACTCACGTAAAAAACACCAGCGAGATCGGTCATTTCAAAATTACCTCAGAAGGTTCTGCAGCAGCAGGAATCAGAAGGATTGAAGCAATTTCAGGAGATAAATCCGAAGAGTATTTCAAAAATCTTGAAAAGCAGATCACTGAGCTTTCCCAGCTGCTGAAGTCTAAAGATGTGGTAAGATCTATTGAAAAACTAATCGAAGAAAATGCTTCACTGAAATCTGAAGTAGATGCTCTTAAGAAAGAGAAAGCAAAAGGAGAAATCGGGGAATGGAAGAATGCTTATGAGCAGAAAGGCAACAAGCAGCTTTTAGTAAAGAAAACTTCTTTGGATGCCGGTTCTGTAAAAGATATCGTATTCCAGTTGAAAAAAGAAATTCCAACTTCGGTAACGGTTATCCTTTCTGATGCAGACGGAAAACCGATGATCACTGTAGGAGTTTCTGATGATCTGGCAGCAGATTACCAGGCCGGTGCCATCGTAAAAGATCTTGCAAAAGAGATCCAGGGAGGCGGCGGCGGAAACCCGGGCTTTGCAACAGCAGGTGGTAAAAACCTTGATGGACTGGAAAATGCCTATCAGAAAGCTTTGAATATCTGA